Below is a genomic region from Zea mays cultivar B73 chromosome 9, Zm-B73-REFERENCE-NAM-5.0, whole genome shotgun sequence.
CATTGTGGTTTGGTGCTAATACTAGTACTGTTATCGTTCTGTGAATGTGTTATGTGATGTGTATGAATCTGATGTATGAATCTAGATTCTGTATATTGATTTGTTATGTATATCATTTGTATAttaattctgtatatgaatctggaatctgtatattgaaatacagtcggacctatatttaaaaccgcctgtggtatgtgtctaacacaagcggctaggattagaaaccgcctgtgatgtgtgtctaacacaagcggctaggattagaaaccgcctgtgatgtgtgtctatcacaagcggtttttgattgaccgtctgtgatgttgttttacatcacaggcggtgcaccacaagcggttcatggaaccgcctgtgtagaggctaactgGACCGCCTATATAGAGGTTTACTGTAGTAGTGCTTACTTCACATTGGAAGGGTGCTCAGCGAAACGCGTCACCACATCATGCCTTTGTTAGAATAGACctatggagcaggtgacacaagTAGAAGGCCCCCTTGAGGAAGCTAATTGAGACTGCGAATGCTTACGCCTTGAAGGCTACGACGATGGTCACCAGTGCAATCAAGGGTCCTGGAGTCGCAGATACATGCCTCGATAGGACGAACGCTAACAAGAATGAAGCAGGAAAAAGAGCGTGAAACCCTGACAACATTCGTTAATTTATTCACGCTTACAAATCTTTTGGGAAAAATCCCTCGTTATCTCTTGTTAGGGAGAATTGGCTGTGTACCATTAAAAGAACACATGTTTGGCAatgtaccattaaaagatcccttCTTTGCTGTATACCATTAAAATATTGCATTCTTTTGAGGCTCACCACATCCGTTAAGTCACAGTTAAATAGGACACAAATGCCCTTGCCCCTTCCAACGTAGAATATAACAGATCAAAGAGACCATAAACACATTAATATatgatactccctccgtttctttttattagtcgctggatagtgcaattttgcactatccagcgactaataaaaagaaacggagggagtataataCTAATTTTGTCCGTGCATAATGACTTGTATATATACGTGTTACGTGGCTGGCCGCCTCGCTCAGCCCCATCCGATCAAAACACAGACGAAAAGGCAACACAAAAACACCAAAGGCGGTCCCCGGAATCGGAATGGGGGTCCCAGCTTTGTCCGTGCGTGCCTCAGCCCTCCTCGACCCTTGGTTCCTCCACACACACGCCACGCCCAGCACAAGGATCTCCGGCGCCGACTGCGGCGACCTCCTCCTCCGATCCATAGCACCAGTAGCAGGCAGAGATGGCAGACAACATGGTGACGCTCGTCCGCCTCGTCCTCGCCATCATCCTCCCGCCGCTCGGCGTCTTCCTCAAGCACGGCCTCAAGGTCATATATATGTTAATGTTACGTTCGTCCGTCCGTCCATCCGCCGTCGCGCGTAGGAAGAACGACACGCCGGAGAGGGCGGGATTCACGCCGTCGATGGTACTGATGAATGCATGCCCCTTGCTGTATATGTGCAGATAGAGTTCTGGATCTGCC
It encodes:
- the LOC109942407 gene encoding hydrophobic protein LTI6A — translated: MADNMVTLVRLVLAIILPPLGVFLKHGLKIEFWICLLLCFFGYLPGVIYAVWVIIRKEDD